The genomic segment CCTGAGCAGCCTGAAAGTAGGCGTTCTCCTTAATGCCGATCACCGCACCCCGGATCACGCGCGAGCTGCCGATGCCGTAGGTCAGGCCCAGCACGATGATGATCTGCGGCGCACCGGTACCCAGGATCGACATGATGGTCATGAGCAGGAGCAGTCCCGGAAAGGCCATCCAGGCATCGACGAATCTCTGCGTCACCATGTCGAGCCGGCCACCGACGAACCCCGACAGGCCGCCGACGGCGGTGGCCACCAGTACCGCCACCGCCGTCGCCGCGAAGCCGACCAACAGCGACAGGCGCGCGCCGTAGATGTTGCGGCTCAAGAAGTCGCGCCCCGTATGATCGGTGCCCAGCAGATGCTCGGCCGAGGAGCCCTGCAGCCTCCGCGTTACGTCCTGGCGCTGCTCGGGGTCCGGTGCCAGCACGTCGGCGAAGACGCTCACCAGCACGAAAACCACGATGATGACGGCGCCGAGCAGGCCCAACGGCTTCTCCCGGACCAGCCGGTAGAAGAAGTCCGCAAGTGGGCCGCGCGGGCGTCGGACATCGGCGCCGCCGGGATCGGCGATGGTGCTCACTGGTAGCGAATCCTCGGGTCGAGGTAGGCGTACAGCAGGTCGATGAGCAGGTTGTTGAACAGAATGAAGGTGGCAAAGAACAGGTTGATGCCCGAGACCATCGGATAGTCACGCTTCGCCAGCGACCCAACGAGCAGCGACCCCAGGCCGGGCAGGTTGAACAGCGTCTCGATGATGACCGAGC from the Spirochaetaceae bacterium genome contains:
- a CDS encoding ABC transporter permease; its protein translation is MSTIADPGGADVRRPRGPLADFFYRLVREKPLGLLGAVIIVVFVLVSVFADVLAPDPEQRQDVTRRLQGSSAEHLLGTDHTGRDFLSRNIYGARLSLLVGFAATAVAVLVATAVGGLSGFVGGRLDMVTQRFVDAWMAFPGLLLLMTIMSILGTGAPQIIIVLGLTYGIGSSRVIRGAVIGIKENAYFQAAQAVGSPPWHTVLRHVLPNVLAPIIIIFSITVGAVIITEASLSFLGFGLPLSVPSWGGLLSREGRNYMQQAPWLAMWPGIFLTIVVYSFNMFGDAVRDLLDPRLRGGVGRMGAHGGKALRKAARARSSRS